One window of the Lactococcus lactis genome contains the following:
- the nox gene encoding H2O-forming NADH oxidase: MKIVVIGTNHAGIATANTLIDQYPGHEIVMIDRNSNMSYLGCGTAIWVGRQIEKPDELFYAKAEDFEKKGVKILTETEVSEIDFTNKMIYAKSKTGEKITESYDKLVLATGSRPIIPNLPGKDLKGIHFLKLFQEGQAIDEEFAKNDVKRIAVIGAGYIGTEIAEAAKRRGKEVLLFDAESTSLASYYDEEFAKGMDENLAQHGIELHFGELAQEFKANEKGHVSQIVTNKSTYDVDLVINCIGFTANSALAGEHLETFKNGAIKVDKHQQSSDPDVYAVGDVATIYSNALQDFTYIALASNAVRSGIVAGHNIGGKSIESVGVQGSNGISIFGYNMTSTGLSVKAAKKIGLEVSFSDFEDKQKAWFLHENNDSVKIRIVYETKSRRIIGAQLASKSEIIAGNINMFSLAIQEKKTIDELALLDLFFLPHFNSPYNYMTVAALNAK; encoded by the coding sequence ATGAAAATCGTAGTTATCGGTACGAACCACGCAGGCATTGCTACAGCAAATACATTAATTGATCAATATCCAGGCCATGAGATTGTTATGATTGACCGTAACAGTAATATGAGTTACTTGGGGTGTGGGACAGCTATTTGGGTCGGAAGACAAATTGAAAAACCAGATGAGCTGTTTTATGCCAAAGCAGAAGATTTTGAAAAAAAGGGAGTAAAGATATTAACAGAAACAGAAGTTTCAGAAATTGACTTTACTAATAAAATGATTTATGCCAAGTCAAAAACTGGAGAAAAGATTACAGAAAGTTATGATAAACTCGTTCTGGCAACAGGTTCACGTCCAATTATTCCTAACTTGCCAGGAAAAGATCTTAAAGGCATTCATTTTTTAAAACTTTTTCAAGAAGGGCAAGCCATTGACGAAGAGTTTGCTAAGAATGATGTGAAACGGATTGCTGTGATTGGTGCTGGTTATATTGGGACAGAAATTGCTGAAGCTGCCAAACGTCGTGGAAAAGAAGTTCTACTTTTTGATGCAGAAAGTACTTCACTTGCTTCATATTATGATGAAGAGTTTGCTAAAGGAATGGATGAAAATCTTGCCCAACATGGAATTGAACTCCATTTTGGGGAATTGGCTCAAGAGTTTAAGGCAAATGAAAAAGGTCATGTATCACAGATTGTAACTAATAAATCAACTTATGATGTTGACCTCGTTATTAATTGTATTGGATTTACAGCCAATAGTGCATTGGCTGGTGAACATTTAGAAACCTTTAAAAATGGAGCAATCAAAGTGGATAAACATCAACAAAGTAGTGACCCAGATGTTTATGCTGTAGGAGATGTTGCCACAATCTATTCTAATGCTTTACAAGACTTCACCTACATTGCCCTTGCCTCAAACGCTGTTCGCTCAGGGATTGTTGCTGGTCATAATATTGGAGGAAAATCAATAGAATCTGTTGGTGTACAAGGTTCTAATGGAATCTCTATTTTTGGTTACAATATGACTTCTACGGGCTTGTCGGTTAAAGCTGCTAAAAAAATCGGCCTAGAAGTTTCATTTAGTGATTTTGAAGATAAGCAAAAAGCATGGTTCCTTCATGAAAATAATGATAGTGTGAAAATTCGTATCGTTTATGAAACAAAAAGTCGCAGAATTATTGGTGCTCAACTTGCTAGCAAGAGTGAAATAATTGCAGGAAATATTAATATGTTTAGTTTAGCTATTCAAGAAAAGAAAACGATTGATGAATTAGCCTTACTTGATTTATTCTTCTTACCACACTTCAATAGTCCATATAATTACATGACTGTTGCAGCTTTAAATGCAAAATAA
- the pepA gene encoding glutamyl aminopeptidase, whose protein sequence is MELFDKVKALTEIQATSGFEGSVRDYLKTRMIALGYQPEFDGLGGIFVTKTSKVANAPRIMIAAHMDEVGFMVSSIKADGTFRVVPLGGWNPLVVSGQRFTLFTRTGKKIPVVTGGLPPHLLRGTGVTPQIPAISDIVFDGAFENAAEAAEFGIAQGDVIIPETETILSANGKNIISKAWDNRYGCLMILELLEFLADKELPATLIIGANVQEEVGLRGAKVSTTMFKPDLFFAVDCSPASDTFGDDNGRLGEGTTLRFFDPGHIMLPGMKNFLLETADKAKVKTQVYMAKGGTDAGAAHLANNGVPSTTIGVVARYIHSHQTIFNIDDFNQAQTFLRNIVTSLSTEKVAEIKNY, encoded by the coding sequence ATGGAACTATTCGACAAAGTAAAAGCACTGACAGAAATTCAAGCGACTTCTGGTTTTGAGGGATCTGTTCGTGACTATTTAAAAACACGCATGATTGCTCTTGGTTATCAACCAGAATTTGATGGTCTTGGTGGTATATTTGTCACTAAAACTTCAAAAGTAGCAAATGCCCCACGTATTATGATTGCAGCCCACATGGATGAAGTTGGCTTTATGGTCAGCTCAATCAAAGCTGACGGAACATTCCGGGTCGTTCCACTTGGTGGTTGGAATCCTTTAGTTGTCTCTGGACAACGTTTTACATTATTCACACGTACAGGTAAAAAAATTCCTGTCGTAACTGGTGGGCTTCCTCCACATCTTCTTCGTGGAACTGGTGTTACTCCTCAAATTCCTGCCATTTCTGATATTGTCTTTGATGGAGCTTTTGAGAATGCTGCAGAAGCTGCAGAATTTGGAATCGCTCAAGGTGATGTAATCATTCCAGAAACTGAAACAATTCTCTCTGCTAATGGTAAAAATATTATTTCTAAAGCTTGGGACAATCGTTACGGTTGTTTAATGATTCTTGAACTTCTTGAATTTTTAGCTGACAAAGAATTACCTGCTACATTGATTATCGGAGCCAATGTTCAAGAAGAAGTTGGCCTTCGTGGAGCCAAAGTTTCTACAACTATGTTCAAGCCTGATTTGTTCTTTGCTGTTGATTGTTCACCTGCTAGTGATACGTTTGGTGATGACAACGGTCGTCTTGGAGAAGGAACAACGCTTCGTTTCTTTGACCCAGGTCATATTATGCTCCCTGGAATGAAAAATTTCTTGCTTGAAACTGCCGATAAGGCTAAAGTTAAAACCCAAGTTTATATGGCTAAAGGTGGAACTGATGCAGGTGCTGCCCACTTAGCTAATAATGGAGTCCCTTCAACAACGATTGGTGTTGTTGCTCGTTATATTCACAGTCATCAAACAATTTTCAATATTGATGATTTCAATCAAGCACAAACTTTCTTGAGAAATATCGTAACATCACTTAGTACTGAAAAAGTAGCTGAAATTAAAAACTATTAA
- a CDS encoding thioredoxin family protein: MIIPENIENLAELVKGPEKTVFFFTAGWCGDCNFIKPKMPEIEVENPDFKFVEVDRDEYMDLAIEWGIMGIPSFVVIEDGKEKARLVNKLRKTKEEVNTFLASAK, from the coding sequence ATGATTATTCCAGAAAATATTGAAAATTTAGCCGAACTTGTAAAAGGACCGGAAAAGACAGTCTTCTTTTTCACGGCTGGTTGGTGCGGAGATTGTAATTTTATTAAGCCAAAAATGCCAGAAATTGAAGTAGAAAATCCAGACTTTAAATTTGTTGAAGTAGACCGTGATGAATATATGGATCTTGCGATTGAATGGGGAATTATGGGAATTCCAAGTTTTGTCGTGATTGAGGATGGCAAAGAAAAAGCTCGTCTAGTAAATAAATTACGTAAAACAAAAGAAGAAGTCAATACTTTCTTAGCGAGTGCGAAATAG
- a CDS encoding OsmC family protein gives MVKHLFNSHIDWLGGRNSIGDLQAGALNEKISIPKTMDGPGVGTNPDEMLLGAASTCYSITLAAMLERNDILLEHLKVDAKGVVDVTKGTFTYEKITYHVAMKLTKESDEVKAIKLAKRAESSCMISRAIQGNIELETIIRIEK, from the coding sequence ATGGTAAAACATCTTTTTAATTCACATATTGATTGGTTGGGGGGGAGAAATTCCATCGGTGACTTACAGGCTGGGGCACTGAATGAAAAAATTTCAATTCCTAAAACTATGGATGGTCCAGGAGTCGGAACAAATCCTGATGAAATGCTACTCGGAGCAGCCAGTACTTGTTATTCGATTACATTAGCTGCCATGCTTGAGCGAAATGATATTCTCCTGGAACATCTGAAAGTAGATGCTAAAGGAGTAGTTGATGTGACAAAAGGAACCTTTACTTATGAAAAAATAACTTATCATGTCGCTATGAAATTGACAAAAGAATCAGATGAAGTTAAAGCAATTAAACTTGCCAAACGGGCAGAAAGTTCTTGCATGATTTCAAGAGCGATTCAAGGAAACATTGAGTTAGAAACGATTATTAGAATTGAAAAATAA
- a CDS encoding single-stranded DNA-binding protein, with amino-acid sequence MNKTMLIGRLTSAPEISKTTNDKSYVRVTLAVNRRFKNEKGEGEADFISIIIWGKSAETLVSYAKKGSLISIEGEIRTRNYTDKQNQKHYVTEILGLSYDLLESRATIALRESAIKTEETLLDAEELPF; translated from the coding sequence ATGAATAAAACCATGTTAATTGGACGCTTAACCAGTGCGCCAGAAATTTCAAAAACAACAAATGATAAATCATATGTCCGTGTGACCTTAGCAGTCAATCGCCGTTTCAAAAATGAAAAAGGAGAAGGAGAGGCAGATTTTATTTCAATTATTATTTGGGGAAAATCTGCAGAAACTTTAGTTTCTTACGCAAAAAAAGGAAGTCTTATTTCAATTGAAGGAGAAATTAGAACTAGAAATTATACGGATAAGCAAAATCAAAAACATTATGTCACAGAAATCTTAGGACTGAGTTATGATTTACTTGAAAGTAGGGCAACAATCGCTTTACGAGAAAGCGCTATAAAGACTGAAGAAACCTTACTTGATGCGGAAGAACTCCCTTTCTAA
- a CDS encoding cation:proton antiporter, whose amino-acid sequence MLHIIFYVIVFLLVLVFSNVLNKVFPKLALPLIQVVLGLILGFFGADEVLHVAPEFFLGFIIAPLLFRESEEADVKHILKHSKIILVLIFPLVFITTLGLGLISNWIYMGLPLAACFALGASLAPTDAVAVGALSKNFSFPRRVMSVLQGEGLLNDASGIISFQIALVALVTGYFSFPDATMKLVISALGGAAIGFTLIYIKGLVLRLLEDVDARDVSGYLLLELVVPLAAFLISEELHVSGIIAAVVAGVMSANGLKRTTLFDAQVEKLKSTIWDTLTFILNSFVFLFLGIELYQLVVPLLVDPVYSSALLIVLALALTAGLFALRFIVIAFYYWLRSLKQKQPFSAYWNDVFLLTFAGSKGTVSIATILLVPRTVDVQPVLVFLAAAVTGLSFLVGMFILPFFAVKKVSKVNNISKIAILSEVVDELHHDMKSAKNPQGYDIAIDAYQERIQQLIIEQESTDMAIDYNDLQLLIIRIESEGLEVALRENKISMYTYRTYQRYIRSLETSIVHSLVSSIQFVYVIALRAFHLLTSRVLHVDFYFKKTKAAMETTRDEITELYFNNTELILQALDNLNGVFDEQLLNFLQSERLRTSEIVATGGHISRMMNKAQPNNITEMMRAYYLERKVIFEHELSGAITAREAKDMRLNVNILEDYSLASNHHTLLFDFLERRKNKN is encoded by the coding sequence ATGCTCCATATTATTTTTTATGTCATTGTTTTCCTTTTGGTATTAGTTTTTTCAAATGTCCTTAACAAAGTTTTCCCAAAACTTGCCCTCCCTCTTATTCAAGTGGTTTTAGGACTTATTTTGGGCTTTTTTGGTGCTGACGAGGTTTTACATGTCGCACCTGAATTTTTCTTAGGATTTATTATTGCTCCTCTTCTTTTTAGAGAAAGCGAAGAAGCTGATGTCAAACACATTTTAAAACATAGTAAAATTATTTTAGTTTTAATTTTCCCTCTTGTCTTCATTACAACCCTTGGATTGGGTTTGATTTCTAATTGGATTTACATGGGATTACCTTTAGCTGCTTGCTTTGCCTTAGGAGCAAGTCTCGCTCCTACTGATGCTGTAGCTGTTGGAGCTTTATCAAAGAATTTCTCTTTCCCTCGTCGGGTTATGAGTGTTTTGCAAGGTGAAGGTTTGCTCAATGATGCTTCCGGAATTATTTCTTTTCAGATTGCTTTAGTTGCTTTAGTTACTGGTTATTTCTCTTTCCCAGATGCAACAATGAAATTAGTTATTTCAGCACTTGGTGGAGCTGCTATTGGTTTTACTTTAATTTACATCAAAGGACTTGTCTTAAGACTTCTGGAAGATGTTGACGCACGGGATGTTTCTGGTTATCTTCTTTTAGAGCTGGTTGTTCCTCTTGCTGCCTTTCTCATTTCCGAAGAATTACATGTTTCTGGAATCATTGCTGCAGTTGTTGCTGGAGTCATGTCAGCAAACGGTCTTAAGAGAACTACTTTATTTGATGCTCAAGTTGAAAAACTCAAGAGTACAATTTGGGATACTTTAACATTTATTTTAAATTCCTTTGTCTTTCTTTTCTTAGGAATTGAACTTTATCAACTTGTAGTTCCACTTTTAGTTGATCCTGTTTATTCATCAGCACTTTTAATTGTTCTTGCTCTTGCCTTGACTGCTGGATTATTTGCACTCAGATTTATTGTCATTGCTTTTTATTATTGGCTTCGCTCCCTTAAACAAAAACAACCGTTTTCTGCTTATTGGAATGATGTATTTCTCCTCACTTTTGCTGGTTCTAAAGGAACAGTAAGTATCGCAACGATTCTTTTGGTTCCACGAACTGTAGATGTTCAACCCGTTCTCGTCTTTCTAGCCGCTGCGGTAACTGGCTTAAGTTTCTTAGTTGGAATGTTCATTCTTCCTTTCTTTGCGGTTAAAAAAGTTTCTAAAGTTAATAATATCTCTAAAATTGCGATTTTATCTGAGGTAGTTGATGAATTACATCACGATATGAAATCGGCTAAAAACCCTCAGGGTTATGATATCGCTATTGATGCTTATCAGGAACGAATTCAACAATTAATTATTGAACAAGAGTCAACAGATATGGCGATTGATTACAATGATTTGCAACTTTTGATTATCCGAATTGAATCTGAAGGGCTTGAAGTTGCCTTGCGTGAAAATAAAATTTCAATGTATACTTACCGAACTTATCAACGATATATTCGCTCATTAGAAACAAGTATTGTCCATTCACTGGTTTCCAGTATCCAATTTGTTTATGTTATTGCCTTGCGTGCTTTTCATTTACTTACCTCTCGTGTCTTACATGTTGACTTTTATTTCAAGAAAACAAAGGCGGCAATGGAAACAACACGAGATGAAATTACTGAACTTTATTTCAATAATACCGAACTTATCTTGCAAGCTCTTGATAATTTAAATGGTGTCTTTGATGAGCAACTATTGAATTTCTTGCAATCAGAACGCTTAAGAACATCTGAAATCGTTGCAACTGGTGGTCATATTTCACGGATGATGAATAAGGCTCAACCTAACAACATTACCGAAATGATGCGGGCCTATTATTTGGAACGTAAAGTCATTTTTGAACATGAACTCTCTGGAGCAATTACTGCTCGAGAAGCTAAAGATATGCGTCTTAATGTTAATATTCTTGAAGATTATTCACTTGCAAGTAATCATCATACATTACTTTTTGACTTCTTAGAACGTCGGAAAAATAAAAATTAA
- a CDS encoding transglycosylase domain-containing protein, which translates to MKKSSIDSQEEARARLKEKMENKRRKQSKSLSKNPKDNDEKSGWSITFKVVRGLIVIFGIIFALVGVFGAATGVGYFARLVEQTKTPNKTEMLAKINDIHGVSVINYSNGQAISDISSDLVRVTVKSDEISPNVKNALIATEDDSFKTNKGVVPKAVVRGILGSVGGGTSSGGSTLTQQLIKQQVLGDSVTFQRKASEIVYALKLNSYLSKDQILTDYLNVSPFGRNNKGQNIAGIQEASLGIFGKSAKDLTIPEAAFIAGLPQSPIVYSPYAADGSLKSKENMSYGLERQKEVLFYLYRGGYISEADYKKYKAYDISTEFLQPGVAQSQEHGYLYNVVYNEAITDIYNYLIKRDKVSATDLGNDSTKQRYRELAEQSLQNGGYTVTTTINQQVYDAMQNAVTNHSDLMQDGTGLIQTGNVLMDNKTGAVYGFIGGLDFSQSQVNHAFDTKRSPGSSIKPILAYGPAIDMGLMGSASVLSNYPAKYSSGQDIEHVGNKGTEMMPFSEALNVSYNIPAYWTYQTILNKGKSVEPYMTKMGYDVADYSVESLPLGGGIDPTVVQHTNGYQTLANGGKYEPWYIVDSIKDDTGNVIYQHQTTGGTQVYSEATSTIMEYMLQDAIKSQKTSKFYGELQSLNSSLATNVQWAGKTGTTDNYTDVWMMLSTPSVTLGSWAGHDDNSAMSQNSGFINNAKFTANLVNAINAADPNIFGPGQKFTDPNSDPNVTKSKVLVSTGEKPGKVNVKLSNGKTQEVSLGGDTTTSFWATKSGAPTTTYDFSIGGSASDIAAGWKKILPNYNFGQ; encoded by the coding sequence ATGAAAAAATCCTCAATTGACTCGCAAGAAGAAGCACGTGCGCGTTTAAAAGAAAAAATGGAAAATAAGCGGCGGAAACAAAGTAAGTCTCTGTCCAAAAATCCTAAAGATAATGATGAAAAATCGGGTTGGTCAATCACTTTTAAGGTGGTCCGCGGACTAATTGTAATTTTTGGAATAATTTTTGCTTTAGTGGGTGTCTTTGGTGCGGCGACAGGTGTAGGCTATTTTGCTCGATTGGTTGAGCAAACGAAGACACCAAATAAAACGGAAATGCTTGCAAAAATTAATGATATTCATGGCGTTTCTGTCATTAATTATAGTAATGGTCAAGCAATTTCGGATATCTCTAGTGATTTGGTGCGTGTTACCGTCAAAAGTGACGAGATTTCTCCTAATGTTAAAAATGCTTTAATTGCAACAGAAGATGATAGCTTTAAAACGAATAAGGGCGTGGTTCCTAAGGCAGTTGTTCGTGGAATTCTTGGTTCAGTAGGTGGTGGCACAAGTTCTGGTGGTTCAACCCTTACCCAACAGTTAATTAAACAACAAGTTTTAGGAGATAGTGTTACCTTCCAACGTAAAGCTAGTGAAATTGTCTATGCTCTTAAACTTAATAGCTACTTGAGTAAAGACCAAATTTTGACTGATTATTTAAATGTCTCACCTTTTGGGCGAAATAATAAAGGACAAAATATTGCAGGGATTCAAGAAGCTTCTCTTGGTATATTTGGAAAATCTGCTAAGGATTTAACAATACCTGAGGCTGCTTTTATTGCTGGGTTGCCACAAAGTCCTATCGTGTATTCTCCTTATGCGGCTGATGGTTCTCTAAAGTCAAAAGAAAACATGAGTTACGGTCTTGAACGTCAAAAAGAAGTCTTGTTTTATCTTTATCGTGGGGGCTATATTTCAGAAGCTGATTACAAGAAATACAAAGCTTATGATATTTCAACAGAATTTTTACAACCAGGAGTAGCTCAATCACAAGAACATGGTTATTTATATAATGTTGTTTATAATGAAGCAATTACTGATATCTATAATTATTTGATTAAGCGAGATAAAGTTTCGGCGACTGATTTAGGAAATGATAGTACTAAACAACGTTATCGAGAATTAGCTGAACAGTCATTGCAAAACGGTGGTTATACAGTAACTACAACTATTAATCAACAAGTATATGATGCAATGCAAAATGCTGTAACCAATCACAGTGATTTGATGCAAGACGGTACGGGTCTTATTCAAACTGGTAATGTATTAATGGATAATAAAACAGGGGCTGTTTATGGCTTTATTGGCGGTTTGGATTTTTCACAAAGCCAAGTAAACCATGCCTTTGATACTAAACGTTCACCTGGTTCTTCAATCAAACCAATACTAGCTTATGGACCGGCAATTGACATGGGCTTGATGGGTTCTGCAAGTGTTCTATCTAACTATCCCGCAAAATATTCGAGTGGGCAAGACATCGAACACGTCGGCAATAAGGGAACGGAGATGATGCCATTTTCAGAAGCCTTGAATGTTTCTTATAATATTCCTGCTTATTGGACCTACCAAACGATTTTGAATAAAGGAAAATCTGTTGAACCTTACATGACGAAGATGGGATATGATGTTGCAGATTATTCTGTAGAGTCACTTCCTCTTGGAGGAGGAATTGATCCAACGGTGGTTCAACATACGAATGGTTATCAAACTTTAGCCAATGGTGGAAAATATGAACCATGGTATATTGTTGATAGTATCAAAGATGATACAGGAAATGTAATTTATCAACATCAAACTACTGGGGGGACTCAAGTATATTCTGAAGCAACATCTACCATTATGGAATATATGCTTCAAGATGCTATTAAATCTCAAAAAACAAGTAAGTTTTATGGTGAGTTACAAAGCCTTAATTCTTCTCTTGCAACTAATGTTCAATGGGCTGGTAAAACAGGAACAACTGATAATTATACAGACGTTTGGATGATGCTTTCGACACCTTCAGTGACACTTGGTAGTTGGGCTGGTCACGATGACAATTCTGCAATGTCTCAGAATTCAGGTTTTATTAATAACGCAAAATTTACAGCTAATTTGGTGAATGCAATTAATGCTGCCGATCCAAATATTTTCGGACCTGGTCAAAAATTTACTGACCCTAATAGTGATCCAAATGTGACTAAGAGTAAAGTATTAGTTTCTACGGGTGAAAAACCAGGAAAAGTTAATGTTAAATTATCAAATGGTAAGACACAAGAGGTTAGTCTCGGTGGAGACACTACGACAAGCTTCTGGGCTACAAAGTCTGGTGCCCCTACAACCACATATGATTTTTCTATTGGTGGTTCGGCAAGTGATATAGCTGCTGGTTGGAAAAAGATATTGCCTAATTATAACTTTGGTCAATAA
- a CDS encoding FMN-dependent NADH-azoreductase has protein sequence MSKLLVVKGHPLTADYSLSLKGLDAFVKAYKAAHPEDEIEELDVFSADIPTLNTELVSTMFAGENAELTASQKDKLARFAGFTEQFLSADKVVIANPMYNLMIPAELKSWVDTVNVAGKTFKYTAEGPVGLANGKKVLHLQANGGVYGAQDPATIYMSAIFNFIGSDFRQIAVEGHAYDPEKTEELLAEFINKVELEAQTF, from the coding sequence ATGTCTAAACTTCTTGTTGTAAAAGGTCACCCACTTACTGCTGATTATTCACTTTCACTCAAAGGTCTTGATGCTTTCGTCAAAGCCTATAAAGCTGCTCATCCAGAAGATGAAATTGAAGAACTAGATGTTTTCAGTGCTGATATTCCAACTTTGAATACTGAATTGGTCAGTACAATGTTCGCAGGTGAGAATGCTGAACTTACAGCTTCACAAAAAGATAAATTGGCTCGTTTTGCTGGTTTTACAGAACAATTTTTGTCAGCTGATAAAGTAGTCATTGCTAATCCAATGTATAACTTGATGATTCCTGCTGAACTTAAATCTTGGGTTGATACAGTCAATGTTGCCGGTAAAACATTCAAATATACAGCCGAAGGTCCTGTTGGTTTAGCAAATGGCAAAAAAGTCTTGCACTTACAAGCTAATGGTGGAGTTTATGGAGCACAAGATCCAGCAACAATTTACATGTCAGCAATCTTCAATTTTATCGGTAGCGATTTTAGACAAATTGCCGTTGAAGGACATGCTTATGATCCAGAAAAAACAGAAGAACTTCTTGCTGAATTCATTAATAAAGTAGAGTTAGAAGCTCAAACATTCTAA
- the ytpR gene encoding YtpR family tRNA-binding protein, whose protein sequence is MIATYNTNVGDVLMLITANDKGEKVNFERKGKVARVFIEETGATVAWNIFEAKSLLANLSGNGQVVLSSDDIETLNKELGKSGFSDVLVHDAQPKFVVAEIVEMEDHPDSDHLHICKVNVGFADPVQIVCGAPNAALGLKTVAALPGAMMPNGSLIFPGALRGVQSYGMLCSARELELPNAPEVRGIIELSSDLSAGKAFDSETMWQA, encoded by the coding sequence ATGATTGCAACATACAACACAAATGTCGGTGACGTTTTAATGCTTATCACTGCAAATGATAAGGGAGAAAAAGTAAACTTCGAACGTAAGGGAAAAGTAGCTCGTGTTTTTATTGAAGAAACTGGAGCGACGGTTGCTTGGAATATTTTTGAAGCGAAATCTCTATTGGCTAATTTGTCAGGAAATGGTCAAGTCGTCTTATCATCTGATGATATTGAAACGTTGAACAAAGAGCTTGGTAAATCAGGATTTAGCGATGTTCTTGTTCACGATGCACAACCCAAATTTGTTGTCGCTGAAATTGTTGAAATGGAAGATCATCCAGATTCAGACCATTTACATATCTGTAAAGTTAATGTTGGTTTTGCCGATCCAGTACAAATTGTTTGTGGTGCTCCAAACGCAGCTCTTGGCTTAAAAACAGTTGCTGCTTTACCTGGTGCTATGATGCCTAACGGCTCATTGATTTTCCCAGGAGCCCTTCGTGGTGTTCAATCTTACGGAATGCTTTGTTCAGCTCGTGAACTTGAATTACCAAATGCTCCTGAGGTTCGTGGAATCATTGAATTATCATCAGATTTATCCGCTGGTAAAGCTTTTGATTCAGAAACAATGTGGCAAGCATAA
- the tyrS gene encoding tyrosine--tRNA ligase: MNIFDELKARGLVFQTTDEAALSKALTEDMVSYYVGYDPTADSLHLGNLVLILTMKRLQMAGHKPYALVGGATGLIGDPSFKDSERSLQTKDTVTKWSGKIRSQLERFLDFENGENKAEMTNNYNWFENLTFIDFLRDVGKHFTVNYMISKDSVKSRMESGISYTEFAYQIMQGYDFYELNQLHNVTLQLGGSDQWGNMTAGTELLRRKANKQGHVITIPLITDSTGKKFGKSEGNAIWLDADKTSPYEMYQFWLNVDDADAVKMLKIFTFLSLEEIAEIEEQFEAARHERLAQKVLAREVVSLVHGKAAYEQAVKTSEILFGGGDLRQLDAKSILTGLKAAPQHQVTDDEDLTLVELLISAGIAPSKRQAREDITNGAIYINGERVQALDYVITDSDKIENRLTVIRRGKKKNFVLTY, encoded by the coding sequence ATGAACATTTTTGACGAACTTAAAGCACGTGGTTTGGTTTTCCAAACAACGGACGAAGCTGCGCTTTCTAAAGCGCTGACGGAGGACATGGTTTCCTATTATGTAGGATATGACCCTACCGCTGATTCCCTTCATTTAGGTAATCTTGTACTAATTTTGACAATGAAACGTCTACAAATGGCTGGACATAAACCTTATGCGCTTGTTGGTGGTGCAACTGGTTTGATTGGTGATCCTTCTTTCAAAGATTCAGAACGTTCACTTCAAACAAAAGACACTGTAACAAAATGGTCTGGAAAAATCCGTAGTCAGCTTGAGCGTTTCCTGGATTTTGAAAATGGTGAAAATAAGGCAGAAATGACCAATAACTACAACTGGTTTGAAAATCTGACTTTTATTGATTTCCTCAGAGATGTGGGTAAACATTTCACCGTTAACTACATGATTTCTAAAGACTCTGTAAAATCACGGATGGAAAGTGGAATTTCTTATACAGAATTTGCTTACCAAATTATGCAAGGTTATGATTTCTACGAATTGAACCAATTGCACAATGTTACTTTACAACTTGGTGGTTCTGATCAATGGGGAAATATGACTGCTGGAACAGAGCTTTTACGTCGTAAAGCGAACAAGCAAGGTCATGTTATTACTATTCCATTAATTACAGATTCAACTGGTAAAAAATTCGGTAAATCAGAAGGAAATGCAATTTGGCTTGATGCTGATAAAACATCTCCTTATGAAATGTACCAATTTTGGCTTAATGTTGATGATGCAGATGCTGTAAAAATGTTGAAAATTTTCACCTTCCTTTCATTAGAAGAGATTGCTGAAATTGAAGAACAATTTGAAGCAGCTCGTCATGAGCGTTTGGCCCAAAAAGTTTTGGCTCGTGAAGTTGTCAGCTTAGTTCACGGAAAAGCAGCTTATGAACAAGCAGTTAAAACATCAGAAATCTTATTTGGCGGCGGAGATTTGCGTCAATTAGATGCTAAATCAATCTTAACTGGTCTTAAAGCAGCTCCACAACATCAAGTTACTGATGATGAAGATTTAACTTTAGTTGAACTTTTAATCTCTGCTGGAATAGCTCCTTCAAAAAGACAAGCTCGTGAAGATATTACAAATGGTGCGATTTATATCAATGGTGAACGTGTTCAAGCACTTGATTATGTTATTACAGATTCAGATAAAATTGAAAATCGTTTAACTGTCATTCGTCGTGGGAAAAAGAAAAACTTCGTTTTGACTTATTAA